A window of Methanocaldococcus vulcanius M7 genomic DNA:
TCTTCAATATATGGGAAGAAATAGAAGGATTAAGCGGAAACATAACACCATATAATCTAATAGATGAGTTAAAAAAGACCATGTGGGAGTATGTATCCATTATTAGAAATGAAGACGGGTTAAAAAAAGCCCTTAAAAAATTCAATGAGATTGAAAAAAATCTTTCTGAAATCAAAATCCATGGGGTAGTTGATCTCAAAAACTACTTTGAATTAAAGAACATGCTTACCGTTGCTAAACTTATTACAAAATCCGCAATATACAGAAAGGAAAGTAGAGGAGCACATTATAGAGAGGATTTTCCAGAAACAAAAGACGAATGGAAAGGAAATATAATAATACAAAAAGATAAGATATGTTTTAAAAAAATAATATAATTAGTATATAAATATTCAATTTAATGAACTATAATACCAAATATTTTGCATTATTCAATAATATAATATTTAAGTAATAATATGATATATTAAATTATTAAATAATGTAGGGGATAAAATGGAAAGATTTATAGAAAATCCAAAGTTTCCAATAAGAGAGATTAACGAGAAGAGTGGGAAGGAGAAAGGAGGAGCAAGACCTCCATACTGGGAGATGGTATTTTATTGGACAAGAAAACCACTGATTGGAGCGAGAGGAGTTATTGCCGGCTCTCTATTGCCTTATGATATTGATTTAGAGAGGTTTAAAAATGCAATATGCCTTGATGAAAAAACTCCCCACAGAGTAAATCCAAAGATTCCACGTGATTGGAAAAAGTATTTTGAAGGAAAAAAGTTATTAGATCCGTTTGCTGGTTTTGGCTCTATACCTTTGGAAGGTTTAAGATTGGGCTTAGATGTTACAGCAGTTGAGTTATTGCCAACAACTTATGTGTTTTTAAAGGCAGTGTTAGAGTATCCTAAGGAGTTTGGTAAGAGTTTAGTTAAAGATGTTGAGAAGTGGGGACATTGGATTACTGAACGTCTTAAAGAGGATGAAGATGTTAGAGAGCTTTATGAGGATGATGTTGCTGTTTATATTGGAACTTGGGAGATTAAATGTCCTCACTGTGGTAGATGGACTCCTTTAATAGGAAATTATTGGTTAGCAAGAGTTAAAGATTCTAAGAAAGGCTATAAAAGATTGGCTTTTATGAAGGCAGTTAAAACAGAGGATGGCATTGATATAGAGGTTGTTGATGTTAATAAAATAGCTAAGGAGAATAATTTAAGCTTAGAAAATGCAAAGGTTGATAAGAATAAAATAAAGATTGATAGTTTAGAGTTTGAAGTGCCAAATGCCAATATTGAATCAAGGAAGAGTCAAGTAACATGTCTATTTTGTGGCAACTTAATAAAATTTGCAGATGAAGAAGGAAATCACTATTTAAATAAGGTTAAGGGTAAGGAATTAGAGTTCTATGTAAAATTTGCTTTAAAGAAATATCATGAAGGAGATGAGAGATTTGCAAGGCAGAGGTTGTTGGTTAAGGTTAAGATTGAAGATGGAGATTTGATTTTTGAAAAGGCAACCTTAGAGGATAATAAAAAATTGGAGATTGCTAAGGAGAAGGTTAAGAGATTAATTGAAAGTGGAGATGTTGATGTGCCAAATGAACCAGTAGCACCTTGGGGTTCAAAAGGAATGGGAGGGGATATTAAAACTATTACTTGGGGATTAACTACTTGGGAAAAGCACTTCAATCCAAGGCAGTTATTAACTTTGATAAAAATTACAAGATTAATTAGAGAAGTTGGAAAAAAGGTTGAAGAGGAGAAGATTAAAGAGGGCTGGAGTGAGGAGAGAGCATTTAAGTATTCGGAGGCAATTGCTACTTATTTGAGTTTAAATTTATTAAAATATATTGATTACAATTCAATTTCAACGAGATGGAATGCATCACTTATAATGGCAAATACTTTATCTACAAGAGGAATATCTGTAAATTGGAATTTTTGGGAATCTAATCCCTTTACAAAATGGACTGGTTCTTGGACACAAGGATATACTTACACTCTTCCAAAATCATTGGAATATCTAACCTCTGCACTTTCACATAAACCAAATAACTTAGATGATTATTTCAATAAAATCAATAATGACTCCTCAAACATAAAAATCATTCAAGGAGATGCAACCTCTTTAAACTTAGGGGAGCAGTTTGATATTATCGTTACCGACCCTCCTTATGCCGATGATGTTCCTTACACTGAACTAT
This region includes:
- a CDS encoding DUF1156 domain-containing protein, which codes for MERFIENPKFPIREINEKSGKEKGGARPPYWEMVFYWTRKPLIGARGVIAGSLLPYDIDLERFKNAICLDEKTPHRVNPKIPRDWKKYFEGKKLLDPFAGFGSIPLEGLRLGLDVTAVELLPTTYVFLKAVLEYPKEFGKSLVKDVEKWGHWITERLKEDEDVRELYEDDVAVYIGTWEIKCPHCGRWTPLIGNYWLARVKDSKKGYKRLAFMKAVKTEDGIDIEVVDVNKIAKENNLSLENAKVDKNKIKIDSLEFEVPNANIESRKSQVTCLFCGNLIKFADEEGNHYLNKVKGKELEFYVKFALKKYHEGDERFARQRLLVKVKIEDGDLIFEKATLEDNKKLEIAKEKVKRLIESGDVDVPNEPVAPWGSKGMGGDIKTITWGLTTWEKHFNPRQLLTLIKITRLIREVGKKVEEEKIKEGWSEERAFKYSEAIATYLSLNLLKYIDYNSISTRWNASLIMANTLSTRGISVNWNFWESNPFTKWTGSWTQGYTYTLPKSLEYLTSALSHKPNNLDDYFNKINNDSSNIKIIQGDATSLNLGEQFDIIVTDPPYADDVPYTELSDFYYVWLKRALSDVENNKLIPRYHKEAFFKKIGKKYKEIKTQWQDFAKKEVSENAGRFGSGKKEQREIAKQHFENLFSQAFISMKNHLKDDGLLITYYAHTNPDSWANLLEAGWKRAKLTITRALPLTTESKQSIVSRGKLSLDTSIIAVWKKKTLKDKALISTLIPKLRDKGKQTAELLIKHGQHDLDLLYGVMAGILEEITQYNEIVSPEGKLTTKDILDKYVYPLTIYSIIDAISKEKEGTLKITSKPALFYTTYKILFGNKTLGSGDLILLNISTGIDAKTAVEYKLIKEDGKGFTLNSPDLIKELNNKHLYQFLIEKNINPTNPEIKTSIDILHLLEYYAFAYPIDAFKSKLDELKDKHPTETEEAINIAKLINKYYESVFKEIYAGKKDSEIDKILQKNKLYEIYLIRRLVRFLEGKAF